DNA sequence from the bacterium genome:
GAAGCGTTGTGCGCTTTTAATGTCGGCGACAACCAATTGACGATCGATTTGATCATACAGCTCGACGATGGTTTCACGCCACCGGATTTGAATGATCCTAATATTCAATCCATCTTGCTGCAGAAGCTCGAAGCGCTATATGATATTTTGAAATGAACGTATACAAAAAAACAGGCTGATCGCCTGTTTTTTTATTTTCCTTAAAACCTGCTTACATCTCTGCCGAATAGCGCTGCTTTGAACCAATCGAAGAGCACAAGCACTTTGTTTTTTAAGCTCACTAACCTTGTTAAATAAGCTGAACGCCAGAACAGCCAAGTCGATATGCCGCCTGATTTGGCTTTGGGTAAATCGGCTAACGCGCGATTGTCGCCAATGTAGGCCAACATTCCGAGATGCTTATATTTGAAGGATTTCAACCGGCGTTGTCGTGCGAGAGCATTGAAATGTTTAGCCAGGTATTTTCCCTGCTGCATGGCTAATTGCGCTGTGGCGGGAAAATTATGGCCCTGCACATTGGCGCAGTCGCCGGCGGCGTAAATCACATCGGTTGATAATACACGGCAAAAATCATCCGTCAAAATCCTTGACGTGGCGTCTTTTTGGAATGGCAATGACCGGATCAGTTCCGACGGTCCGTTCCCGGTAGACCACACCAGCATTCCGTAGTAAATTTCATTACCATCGTCAAGCAAGATGGTATCGGACGAGACATTTTTAACGATCTTTCGTGTCATGACGTTAACATTGTGCCGTGCAAAATGCGTCGTTGCATAGTCGGACAAACTTTCGTCAAAAGTATTGAGAATGCTTTTGCCTCCTTCGATCAACGTAATGTACGCCCGTTGAATCAAATCAGGGTATGAACGGGCCAGTTCTTCTTTCATAAAATCCGACAGCTCGGCTGCAAATTCAACGCCTGTCGGCCCTCCGCCAACTACTACAAAATGCAACAGGCGGCTTCGCTCCTCCGGTGTGAGTGTCGGCGTTGCAGCCCTTTCAAAATTATCGATAATTCGTTGGCGAATGCGGCGGGCATCACGCAGTTCTTTCAGAAAGAAGGCGTATTCGGTAACGCCGGGCACGCCAAATGTGTTATTGACCGCGCCGACGGTTATCAACAAAAGATCGTAGGCTATTTCAAAATTTTTCGCGTCAACGGCATTTTCGCATACTACGGTTTTTGCCGAGGCGTTGATGTCACGCGCAAATGCCTGAATGAAAGTAATATTTTTTTGCAGGCGGATGGGTTCAATAATACTGCGAAATTCGATTGTGCCAACGGTTGTACTCGGTAACAGCGGGGTAAATAAAAAATGATTACGCGGGCTAATGATGGTCACATCGTACGCATCCATGCGTAAAGCACGAATCAGGCTCATTGATGCAAAGCCAGTTCCGAGTATGACTAACCGTTTTTTCATGAGGTAGAATTAAACTTATTTGTCATGGAGAGATGACAATACTATGACTCAAACACAGCAGATGAGTTACGGATTATTAATCAATCAATCGCGCGGATACTTTCGATGATGGTCTGCAGGATTTTTTCAGCTTCTTTATTCTCAACATTGTTGAAGCCGCTGTCTACGAGGTAAACGCGCTCTTTGTGATTGCCGACGCCCAATTTGATATACGTCTGTATATTTTCGAGATGGGTAACTCCAATGGAGAATATAAAATCAATGTTGTTGATCTTTTTCTCTTCTTCTAAAAGAAACTGGCTGGTTGAATAAGTGACTTTGAGGTACGACAGAATAATGTCGTTGGTAGATTTTAATTCGTTGGTGGTGGACGTAATGAAAAAATACATCTGGTTGTCGGGACTAACGCATTCGATGTAGCTGTATTCCTCTTTACTGTCGGTGTTGAATGTCACGTACCAATCGGCGGGCGTTTTGAATTCGACGTAATAATTTTTGAATTCGTGTTTTTCCCATTCGGATTTGGGTTTATCTTGAGCGGAAATGGTGGCCGTCAATAACCGGCACAGGGCAAGCAGGGTGATAATTTTGAAAAGATTCACAAACGCCTTATAGTTTAATCACATGGAGTACATCGGTAGCATGCGTGTCCACTTTGACTTTATCGAATACATGTTCGATCATGCCGTCTTTACCGATGACAAACGTTGAACGTAAAATTCCTTCATATTCCCGGCCATACAGTTTTTTCAATCCCCAGGCACCGTATTTTTCAGCAATTTTGTGATCGGGATCGCTGAGCAGGGGAAAAGGAAGCTTATATTTCGTCGTAAATTTTTGATGAGACTTTTCGTCGTCAGGGCTGATTCCGAAGACGGCGATCTTATGCTTATTAAAATCGGAGTAATCGTCTCTGAAACTGCACGCTTCTTTCGTGCATCCCGGCGTATCATCTTTAGGATAAAAATACAATACTACGTACTGTCCTTTGTAATCGGATAATTGGACAGTGTTACCATTGGTATCTTTTAATTTAAAATCGGGAGCTTTACGACCAGGTTTGAGCATAAAGATTCTTTCTTAATCCGGTAGAACTTCCGTTTTCCATTCTAAATTATCAAAGCGGGTATCGGTATAACGCTTTTTGACGATAAGCACGGCGAGGCGTTGGTAATCAGCTTCGCTCATGGTTGCAATGGGATCAAACTCTTCATAACTCCGGCGAATGAAGTCGAGGTTATTGGTTTTAAATTCTTCAATGATCCCGTTTTCTTCATTGGTAACTCGGATCGTCATAGGAGGACCTCCTGTATGAATTGAATTATTCCTGTACTGCTTCTTTGATGTCCGCGTAATGGGCGTGACTCAACATTTCAAGATATGTTTTAGCGTCGCGCTGGCATTTGCGGGCGTTTCGGCCGTTCGTAGAAAGAACGGCTACTTTTTCAAATGCTTCTTCCGCCTCTTCCCATTTTTCCATATAGACAAACGTTTTACCTAATTCAAGATAATAAGCCGGCAAAGAATCATTGATCGTAATGGCGGCTTTGAAATGCTCGATGGATTTCTCATTGGAAGCTTCACCCAAAACCTGCCGATCCATCATCCGTAAATAACTTCGTGTCAACCAATTCAGATTGGCAATCTCACGGTTCCAGCGCCCTAAAAGGTAATGGCAAACGTCCGAATTAGGATTCAGCGTCAATCCTTTTTCTGCTTCGGCGCGAACTTCATTCAGGCAATTAACTTTGTCTTTGCCTGATTTGTGTAATGCCAGTTTACCTAATGCGATTGCCAGCATCGTATGACTTTCCACATGGTTCGGATTAAGTTTGACAGCATTACGCGCAATGTCGACAGCTTCCTGGTATTTGGTTAATTGATCGTTGCCCTTGGGCAGAATATCGCCCATGGTCGTCAGTTCAGCAACCATCTTCCATAAAGCTTCTACATGATAACCGCTGATATCAAAAGCCGCTTTATATGCTTTATAGGCTCCTTCGTTGTCATTTGCAAAGTGCAAAGAATCGCCGATTTCAATCCAACGTTCCGGTGTTTGAGCGTTGGCATTAACCAATAATACTATAGGAAATAAATACGGTGCGATCATCCAACGGAGAGAGTACGTATGCGTTGTGTGTACAATACTCATGGGTGCGCGTTAAGCGTTTTCAAAAAATCGATGGTGCTTGTTATACGTAGGAGTTAAGCGCATTTGTGAGAATTTTGAACAAAGAATTGTAGTATTTTTCATTGCTAAAGTCAAGATTTTTGTAGGCTTCCACGCAAGCTTTGATCGGGCTTTTTAAAAAACAGTGGAAAATAACAGTTTTTTTTTATTGATTGATCCGGCAATTTGGGTTCCTAAATAAAAAAAAGGATTTTTCGTGCATCTTTCCCGCCGCCATTTCCTTCGAAAACTAGGACTAAACGGCTTGATGGTATTTCTGTCGCGGTATGGTTTCGTATCGCCGGCATGGGCCGGCGAAGAAGCGTTGTACCTGCGAAATGAGGAATTACCCGTAATCAAAACCAGTTATCCCGGCAATATTCTTATCGACGGGCGCTTTGTCAACGAAGACCGTTCTTATGTCAACAACTCTTTCGGTAAAATCTTCAATTGGATGATTTCGGCCAATCCACAGAAAAAAGAAAAAGAAGCAGATACTTTTAAGCTCAAAACCATCAAGCTACCGCCGTTGAACACGATCGATCGGGATTGTATTATCTGGCTTGGACATGCGAGTTTTCTGATTCGAATCGACGGTAAATGGCTGCTGACCGATCCGTGCCTGACGCATCCGCCGACGCAGGAGCGTTTGGCTGAATTACCTGTGCCGATTGAAAAAATACAGCCGCTTGATTATCTCCTTCTTTCACACGGTCATTACGATCATCTCGACCGTGCAACCATTGAAACTTTGCCGGCTCGTGGCGTGAAAGCGCTATTACCGCTGAAAATGGCAGAACTTATTCGGTCGATGAATAAATTTCTCGATACGCAGGAATCGGGCTGGTACCAGCAATTTAACATCAACGAATCGTTTAAAATTTATTTTCTTCCCGCGCAGCATTGGTACTTACGCGTTCCGTGGGACCGCAACAAAATTTTGTGGGGCAGTTTTCTTATCGAAAAAAACGGAGTGAAAATTTATTTCGCGGGCGACACGGCGTATGCCGGACATTTCAATGAAATTTATAAACTTTTCGGAACGATTGATTATTGTCTGATGCCAGTCGGCGCTTATAAGCCGCCGTACATTATGAAAAACAATCACACCAATCCCGAAGAAGCCGTTATGGGATTCAATGAACTGCATGGAAAAGTATTCATACCCATGCATTACGGTACGTTCGATCTGGCCGATGAGCCTTTGGGAGAGCCGGTCCGATGGTTGCAAAAGCTGAATGAAGAAAAGAAAATTAATGGTGAATTAAAGATTCCCGATGTCGGTGAAATTCTCTATATTTGAGGCTGTATGAAATTACTTACTGAAAATGACGTC
Encoded proteins:
- the bcp gene encoding thioredoxin-dependent thiol peroxidase; protein product: MLKPGRKAPDFKLKDTNGNTVQLSDYKGQYVVLYFYPKDDTPGCTKEACSFRDDYSDFNKHKIAVFGISPDDEKSHQKFTTKYKLPFPLLSDPDHKIAEKYGAWGLKKLYGREYEGILRSTFVIGKDGMIEHVFDKVKVDTHATDVLHVIKL
- a CDS encoding FAD-dependent oxidoreductase; this translates as MKKRLVILGTGFASMSLIRALRMDAYDVTIISPRNHFLFTPLLPSTTVGTIEFRSIIEPIRLQKNITFIQAFARDINASAKTVVCENAVDAKNFEIAYDLLLITVGAVNNTFGVPGVTEYAFFLKELRDARRIRQRIIDNFERAATPTLTPEERSRLLHFVVVGGGPTGVEFAAELSDFMKEELARSYPDLIQRAYITLIEGGKSILNTFDESLSDYATTHFARHNVNVMTRKIVKNVSSDTILLDDGNEIYYGMLVWSTGNGPSELIRSLPFQKDATSRILTDDFCRVLSTDVIYAAGDCANVQGHNFPATAQLAMQQGKYLAKHFNALARQRRLKSFKYKHLGMLAYIGDNRALADLPKAKSGGISTWLFWRSAYLTRLVSLKNKVLVLFDWFKAALFGRDVSRF
- a CDS encoding MBL fold metallo-hydrolase; translation: MHLSRRHFLRKLGLNGLMVFLSRYGFVSPAWAGEEALYLRNEELPVIKTSYPGNILIDGRFVNEDRSYVNNSFGKIFNWMISANPQKKEKEADTFKLKTIKLPPLNTIDRDCIIWLGHASFLIRIDGKWLLTDPCLTHPPTQERLAELPVPIEKIQPLDYLLLSHGHYDHLDRATIETLPARGVKALLPLKMAELIRSMNKFLDTQESGWYQQFNINESFKIYFLPAQHWYLRVPWDRNKILWGSFLIEKNGVKIYFAGDTAYAGHFNEIYKLFGTIDYCLMPVGAYKPPYIMKNNHTNPEEAVMGFNELHGKVFIPMHYGTFDLADEPLGEPVRWLQKLNEEKKINGELKIPDVGEILYI